One Pleurocapsa minor HA4230-MV1 DNA segment encodes these proteins:
- a CDS encoding DUF2854 domain-containing protein — protein sequence MLRKIPLAAVGLTVGGILTIVGFYAYAVGMNTLNLAGFFYGIPLLLGGLALKASELKPVPYTQPTTPEVKELRSQATPTQEQLRKDVTRFRYGQEAHLDDCLAKFGLSPTDEERPILSGIQEQSREGAYTLLMEYYSPFFSLEDWQERHEQIEKFFGPDIKAEITQPKKSRIDVALIKS from the coding sequence ATGTTGCGAAAAATACCATTAGCTGCTGTTGGTTTAACCGTAGGAGGAATTTTAACCATCGTTGGCTTTTATGCTTATGCAGTGGGGATGAATACTCTGAATTTAGCAGGGTTCTTTTATGGCATTCCCCTTTTATTGGGAGGTTTAGCTCTTAAGGCATCAGAATTAAAGCCAGTACCCTATACGCAACCAACTACTCCTGAAGTGAAAGAATTGCGATCGCAAGCAACCCCAACTCAAGAGCAACTGCGTAAAGATGTAACTCGTTTTCGTTATGGACAAGAGGCTCATCTAGACGATTGTTTAGCCAAGTTTGGTCTTAGCCCTACAGATGAAGAAAGACCGATCTTGTCAGGTATTCAGGAGCAATCTAGAGAAGGTGCTTATACTCTGCTGATGGAATATTATTCACCCTTTTTCTCCCTGGAAGATTGGCAGGAAAGACATGAGCAAATTGAAAAGTTTTTTGGCCCCGATATTAAAGCCGAAATTACTCAACCAAAAAAATCTCGCATCGATGTCGCTTTGATTAAATCTTGA
- a CDS encoding bifunctional 4-hydroxy-2-oxoglutarate aldolase/2-dehydro-3-deoxy-phosphogluconate aldolase yields the protein MDAWLKLLRQHKAIAIIRCDDFNLAYKMAQAVAAAGMNLIEITWNSDRPAQLIARLRKDLPHCTIGTGTILDVNQLATAVDAGAQFAFSPCFDARLLETCLSRYAIPFIPGVFSPTEAVNAWQHGAQAVKVFPIKSLGGAEYVKCLQGPLGHIPLIPTGGVTVENAVKMIEAGAIAVGISSNLFPTSAIANQQWSQITERTKVMLDQLQTTELSES from the coding sequence ATGGATGCATGGTTAAAGCTCTTACGCCAACATAAAGCGATCGCTATAATTCGCTGTGATGATTTTAACTTAGCTTACAAAATGGCTCAGGCTGTAGCAGCAGCGGGAATGAACCTAATTGAAATTACTTGGAATAGCGATCGCCCTGCACAGTTAATTGCTCGACTAAGAAAGGATTTACCCCACTGCACGATTGGCACAGGAACTATTCTAGATGTTAACCAGTTAGCTACTGCTGTTGACGCGGGAGCGCAGTTTGCTTTCTCTCCTTGTTTTGATGCTCGACTGCTAGAAACTTGCTTATCTCGCTATGCAATTCCTTTTATACCTGGCGTATTTTCCCCTACAGAAGCTGTAAATGCTTGGCAACATGGCGCACAAGCGGTAAAAGTCTTTCCGATTAAATCTTTAGGTGGTGCGGAGTATGTAAAATGTCTGCAAGGACCTTTAGGTCATATTCCTTTGATTCCTACTGGTGGGGTTACTGTGGAAAATGCGGTCAAGATGATTGAAGCTGGAGCGATCGCTGTAGGTATTTCGAGTAATTTGTTTCCGACATCAGCGATCGCCAATCAACAATGGTCACAAATTACTGAGCGGACTAAAGTTATGCTCGATCAGTTACAAACAACTGAATTAAGTGAATCATAA
- a CDS encoding HAD-IA family hydrolase: MPSASFTIACEDMRFDNITAVIFDKDGTLENSGAYWRLVGSERARLIDAQIPGVGEPLMMAFGIVDDILDPQGLMAVGSYDENEIAAAAYIAETGRSWCESRKIAQAAFNEVAESKYLIKTAKLAPLYNDVRETLQSLTSKGLKIGILSADSTSAVENFVSNHQLHSYIQLCLGANKEITKPDPRLFRQACEALKVNPEQTLMIGDASVDMMMAKGAKAAGAIGICRHQNLRIDLADIQIDTLNKIQAL; this comes from the coding sequence ATGCCTTCGGCTAGTTTCACAATCGCCTGTGAAGATATGAGATTTGATAATATAACGGCCGTTATCTTTGATAAAGACGGCACTTTAGAAAATTCTGGAGCATATTGGCGCTTAGTTGGCTCTGAACGAGCGCGTTTAATCGACGCTCAAATACCAGGGGTAGGTGAGCCTCTAATGATGGCGTTTGGGATTGTAGATGATATCTTAGACCCTCAAGGCTTAATGGCAGTAGGCAGTTACGACGAGAATGAAATTGCAGCTGCTGCTTATATTGCCGAAACTGGTAGAAGTTGGTGTGAATCGAGAAAAATTGCCCAGGCTGCTTTTAATGAGGTGGCTGAGTCAAAATACCTAATTAAAACAGCTAAATTAGCTCCTTTATATAATGATGTCAGAGAAACACTACAATCGCTGACCAGCAAAGGATTAAAAATCGGTATTCTATCTGCTGACTCAACTAGTGCGGTAGAAAACTTTGTCAGCAATCACCAACTACATAGTTATATTCAACTTTGTCTAGGGGCAAACAAAGAAATAACTAAGCCAGACCCCAGGCTTTTTCGGCAAGCTTGTGAGGCTTTAAAAGTCAATCCAGAGCAAACCTTGATGATCGGAGATGCTTCGGTCGATATGATGATGGCAAAAGGCGCAAAAGCCGCGGGCGCAATTGGGATCTGTCGTCATCAAAATTTGCGAATAGATTTAGCAGACATCCAAATTGACACGTTAAACAAAATTCAAGCTTTGTAA
- a CDS encoding DUF3293 domain-containing protein — protein MDDRAKLAQAEIAALRVAYEQAIYEVYDGQETIQINIGQNCPPLDSLIAQSDRFTWALITAANPYSQPLSARENQRRDQRLSKYLKGLQLPLIPAMGKDPTGVWTPEPSWLILGITRPQAIAIGQKFEQNAIVYGELNQAAELQWL, from the coding sequence ATGGACGATCGAGCAAAATTAGCCCAAGCTGAAATTGCCGCTTTAAGAGTAGCTTATGAGCAGGCGATATACGAAGTTTATGATGGTCAAGAAACTATCCAGATCAATATTGGTCAAAATTGTCCGCCATTAGACTCCTTGATTGCTCAAAGCGATCGCTTTACTTGGGCATTAATTACCGCTGCCAATCCCTATTCACAGCCTCTCTCAGCGCGAGAAAATCAGCGACGCGATCAGAGATTAAGCAAATATCTAAAAGGGTTACAATTGCCTTTAATTCCCGCTATGGGTAAAGATCCAACTGGGGTCTGGACTCCAGAACCAAGCTGGTTAATTTTAGGTATTACTCGCCCCCAGGCAATCGCTATCGGTCAAAAATTTGAGCAGAATGCCATTGTTTATGGCGAGTTGAACCAAGCAGCCGAGCTTCAATGGCTCTAA
- a CDS encoding photosystem II reaction center protein T: MEAVAYILVLAMAISVLFFAIAFREPPRIEK, encoded by the coding sequence ATGGAAGCTGTTGCATACATTTTAGTTTTAGCTATGGCAATTTCGGTTCTTTTCTTTGCGATCGCTTTTCGCGAACCACCCCGCATTGAAAAATAA
- the psbB gene encoding photosystem II chlorophyll-binding protein CP47, producing MGLPWYRVHTVVLNDPGRLISVHLMHTALVAGWAGSMALFELATFDPSDAVLNPMWRQGMFVLPFMARLGVDTSWGGWSVTGETGASAGFWSFEGVAIAHIVLSGLLFLAAVWHWVYWDLELFVDPRTGQPALDLPKMFGIHLFLSGLLCFGFGAFHLTGLWGPGMWVSDAYGVTGHVQGVAPEWGPAGFNPFNPGGVVAHHIAAGVVGIIAGLFHLSVRPPERLYKALRMGNIETVLSSSIAAVFFAAFVVTGTMWYGNATTPVELFGPTRYQWDQGYFQQEIQRRVETAMDDGLTRSEAWSTIPEKLAFYDYVGNSPAKGGLFRTGSMDSGDGIAQEWLGHAVFTDAEGRELNVRRMPNFFETFPVILTDADGVVRADIPFRRAESKLSVEQSGVKVAFYGGALDGQTFDDPATVKKYARKAQLGEAFDFDTETLNSDGVFRTSPRGWFTFGHAVFALFFFFGHIWHGSRTLYRDVFAGVDPDLEEEQVEWGFYQKVGDKSTRATKGA from the coding sequence ATGGGACTACCTTGGTATCGAGTTCATACAGTCGTCCTGAATGATCCAGGCAGACTAATATCAGTCCACTTAATGCACACTGCTTTAGTAGCAGGTTGGGCAGGTTCAATGGCTTTATTTGAGCTAGCAACCTTTGACCCTAGCGATGCTGTCTTAAATCCCATGTGGCGACAAGGTATGTTTGTACTGCCTTTCATGGCCCGTTTGGGTGTTGACACCTCTTGGGGTGGTTGGAGTGTGACTGGTGAAACTGGTGCAAGTGCTGGTTTTTGGTCGTTTGAAGGTGTAGCGATCGCTCACATCGTGCTTTCTGGCTTACTGTTCTTAGCAGCAGTATGGCATTGGGTATATTGGGATTTAGAATTATTTGTCGATCCTCGTACTGGTCAGCCAGCTTTGGATTTACCAAAAATGTTTGGGATTCATTTATTCTTATCTGGTCTACTTTGTTTCGGTTTTGGAGCCTTCCACCTTACAGGCCTATGGGGCCCTGGAATGTGGGTTTCAGATGCCTATGGCGTGACGGGTCATGTCCAAGGTGTTGCGCCAGAATGGGGCCCAGCAGGGTTTAATCCCTTTAATCCTGGCGGTGTTGTAGCTCACCATATTGCTGCTGGTGTAGTTGGTATTATTGCTGGTTTATTCCACCTCAGTGTCCGTCCTCCAGAAAGACTATACAAAGCGTTGAGAATGGGGAACATCGAAACTGTTCTCTCTAGCAGTATTGCTGCGGTTTTCTTTGCTGCTTTTGTCGTTACAGGAACTATGTGGTACGGTAATGCTACAACTCCTGTAGAATTATTCGGGCCTACTCGTTACCAATGGGATCAGGGTTATTTCCAACAAGAAATCCAGCGTCGTGTAGAAACTGCTATGGACGATGGTTTAACTCGTTCCGAAGCTTGGTCGACAATCCCTGAAAAACTAGCCTTTTATGACTATGTAGGTAACAGTCCCGCCAAAGGTGGTTTGTTCCGTACAGGCTCAATGGATAGCGGTGATGGTATTGCTCAAGAATGGTTGGGACACGCAGTATTTACTGATGCTGAAGGTCGTGAATTAAATGTCCGTCGGATGCCTAACTTCTTTGAGACTTTCCCTGTTATTTTGACTGATGCTGATGGCGTCGTTCGCGCCGATATTCCTTTCCGTCGTGCAGAATCTAAACTCAGTGTTGAACAAAGCGGTGTAAAAGTTGCCTTTTATGGTGGTGCATTGGACGGTCAAACCTTTGATGATCCTGCTACTGTTAAAAAATATGCTCGTAAAGCTCAGTTAGGAGAAGCGTTCGATTTTGACACTGAAACTTTAAATTCTGATGGTGTATTCCGCACTAGTCCTCGTGGTTGGTTTACCTTTGGTCATGCTGTGTTTGCACTCTTCTTTTTCTTTGGTCATATTTGGCATGGTTCTCGTACACTGTACCGAGACGTATTTGCTGGAGTTGACCCCGACCTAGAAGAAGAACAGGTAGAGTGGGGCTTCTATCAGAAAGTGGGTGATAAATCTACTCGTGCTACAAAAGGAGCATAA
- the thyX gene encoding FAD-dependent thymidylate synthase — protein MGDKDPLNDGKSRIELIDSMGSDLSIVNDARASFDKSSAELDEKDLRLISYLIKHEHTSPFRGVVFKFKVKAPLYICRQWWKHVIASNHNEEQLGWNEKSFRYVAIDDSNEFYIPPTFRQQSKNNKQATVGSLDAELNHKAIAIYQQQCENSYQAYSQLLELGVGREQARGVLAPSVYTSWVWTVSLQALLNFISLRLGAGAQTEIGAYASAIVELIEPIVPVSIEAWAKHHAKKA, from the coding sequence ATGGGCGACAAAGATCCTTTAAACGATGGCAAAAGTAGAATTGAATTAATCGATTCAATGGGTAGTGATTTAAGCATAGTTAATGATGCTAGAGCGTCGTTTGACAAAAGTTCTGCTGAGTTAGACGAAAAAGATCTTAGGTTGATAAGTTATTTAATTAAACATGAACATACTTCACCATTTCGCGGAGTGGTATTTAAGTTCAAGGTAAAAGCACCCCTTTATATCTGTAGACAGTGGTGGAAACATGTTATAGCCAGCAACCACAACGAAGAACAACTAGGCTGGAATGAGAAAAGTTTTCGCTATGTAGCTATTGATGACAGCAACGAGTTTTATATTCCTCCTACCTTTAGGCAACAGTCCAAAAATAATAAACAGGCAACTGTAGGTAGTTTGGATGCAGAATTAAATCATAAAGCGATCGCCATTTATCAACAGCAATGTGAAAATAGCTATCAAGCCTATAGTCAACTACTAGAACTAGGGGTTGGGAGAGAACAGGCTAGAGGTGTTCTAGCTCCTTCTGTATATACTTCCTGGGTTTGGACAGTTTCTTTACAGGCATTGCTTAACTTTATTAGCTTACGGCTAGGCGCGGGGGCGCAAACCGAGATTGGGGCTTATGCAAGTGCGATCGTCGAGTTAATTGAGCCAATTGTACCCGTTTCCATCGAAGCATGGGCAAAACATCATGCTAAAAAAGCCTAA
- a CDS encoding photosystem II reaction center protein Ycf12 — protein MDFVTNIFSAIGGINFTVIFQLLCLALIVISGPVVIFLLALRGGDL, from the coding sequence ATGGATTTTGTAACCAACATTTTTAGTGCTATTGGCGGTATTAACTTTACCGTAATTTTTCAACTACTATGTCTGGCTTTGATTGTAATTTCAGGCCCAGTAGTAATATTTTTGCTAGCTTTACGTGGTGGCGATCTCTAA
- a CDS encoding GNAT family N-acetyltransferase: MEIYQATIEQLDHVAFLFNQYRIFYRQAGDLESAQKFIRQRLQQQDAVILLAMENEQPVGYTQLFPSWSSISMQRVWILNDLFVLSEKRNQGIAKALMNKAKDHATSTNAVRMILATEATNKIGQNLYESMGYRQFDDFYHYVLSIDP; this comes from the coding sequence ATGGAAATTTATCAAGCAACTATAGAACAATTAGATCATGTTGCTTTTCTCTTCAATCAATATCGTATCTTCTACCGCCAAGCAGGAGATTTAGAGTCCGCCCAAAAATTTATTCGACAACGTTTACAGCAGCAGGATGCAGTTATCTTGCTAGCGATGGAAAATGAGCAACCTGTTGGCTATACTCAGCTATTTCCTTCTTGGTCTTCTATCTCGATGCAGCGAGTCTGGATTCTCAATGATTTGTTTGTGCTGAGTGAAAAGAGAAATCAGGGCATCGCTAAAGCTTTAATGAACAAGGCTAAAGATCATGCTACATCAACCAATGCGGTACGGATGATCTTGGCAACGGAAGCAACCAACAAAATAGGTCAAAATCTTTACGAATCCATGGGTTATCGCCAGTTTGATGATTTTTATCACTATGTACTGTCGATTGACCCTTAG
- a CDS encoding ABC transporter ATP-binding protein, with translation MSTNLLEVNNVHAGYVKDLNILQGINFRIAPGELVAVIGPNGAGKSTLAKAIFGLLTPQQGEIIFKGKNIVGLKSDKIVKQGMCYVPQITNVFASLSIEENLEMGAFIRSGSLDSLKQKIYTMFPRLGSRRRQKAGTLSGGERQMLAMGKALMLEPDLLLLDEPSAALSPLLVNSVLEQVKAINQTGTAIVLVEQNAKKALAMADRAYVLENGCDRFEGKGIDLLNDPKVGSLYLGAAFKSD, from the coding sequence ATGAGTACAAATCTTCTCGAAGTAAATAATGTCCATGCGGGATACGTCAAAGATCTCAATATTTTGCAAGGCATAAATTTTCGGATTGCTCCTGGAGAATTAGTTGCTGTTATTGGCCCTAACGGAGCAGGTAAATCTACTTTAGCCAAAGCTATTTTTGGTTTGCTGACTCCACAACAGGGAGAAATTATCTTCAAAGGCAAAAATATTGTGGGACTTAAATCAGACAAAATTGTCAAACAGGGAATGTGCTATGTACCCCAAATTACCAATGTTTTTGCTTCATTATCCATAGAAGAAAACCTGGAAATGGGAGCTTTTATTCGTAGTGGCTCACTCGATTCTCTTAAGCAAAAAATTTATACCATGTTTCCTAGATTAGGTTCTCGTCGTCGTCAAAAGGCGGGAACTTTATCGGGAGGAGAACGGCAGATGTTAGCCATGGGCAAAGCATTGATGCTAGAACCTGACTTACTGTTACTTGACGAACCTTCTGCTGCTTTATCTCCGCTCTTAGTTAACTCAGTTTTAGAACAAGTAAAAGCAATTAACCAAACAGGGACGGCAATTGTTTTAGTAGAACAAAATGCTAAGAAAGCTTTGGCAATGGCAGATCGCGCTTACGTACTAGAAAATGGTTGCGATCGCTTTGAAGGCAAAGGTATCGACCTGTTAAATGATCCCAAGGTAGGCTCACTATATCTGGGTGCAGCTTTTAAGTCCGACTAA
- a CDS encoding M48 family metalloprotease produces the protein MFQQLSSFLQRYYHHFVYGFVALILSVSISLLNVQPSFGVSWLDLIIRGVQVVQISNISKTQEVELGTSINQELINSGQAKIYRNQSINDYINQIGQRLAKTSQRSDIPYTFQIVDDNGINAFATMGGYVYVNKGLIAAADNEAELASVIGHEIGHIAARHGIEHMRDSAVAQGLLSAAGLDRSDAVQIGVELAVSRPNGRSDELEADRFGLNNMIKANYAPAGILGFMQKLLQAGGSTPSFLSTHPATSERIKILQEQINPQTANVGDGLDSRAYKSRISSL, from the coding sequence ATGTTTCAGCAATTATCTAGCTTTTTGCAGCGTTATTATCATCATTTTGTCTACGGATTTGTGGCTTTGATCCTTAGCGTTAGTATTAGCCTGCTTAATGTGCAACCTAGTTTCGGTGTTTCTTGGCTTGATTTGATTATTCGTGGGGTTCAAGTTGTCCAGATCTCCAATATTTCCAAGACTCAAGAAGTAGAGTTAGGCACATCGATTAATCAAGAGTTAATTAACTCTGGTCAAGCAAAAATATACCGTAATCAATCAATTAACGATTACATCAATCAGATTGGTCAGCGACTAGCAAAAACTAGTCAGCGGTCAGATATACCTTACACTTTTCAAATAGTTGATGATAATGGCATTAATGCTTTTGCCACCATGGGTGGGTATGTCTACGTTAATAAAGGATTAATTGCAGCAGCAGATAATGAGGCAGAATTGGCTAGTGTAATTGGACATGAAATTGGACATATTGCAGCTCGTCACGGTATCGAACACATGCGTGATAGTGCTGTAGCACAAGGATTACTCTCCGCAGCAGGTTTAGACCGCAGTGATGCTGTACAAATTGGCGTAGAACTCGCTGTTAGTCGTCCTAATGGTCGCTCTGATGAATTAGAAGCCGATCGCTTTGGTTTAAATAACATGATCAAAGCAAACTATGCTCCTGCTGGTATCTTGGGCTTTATGCAAAAATTATTACAAGCAGGTGGCTCTACTCCTAGTTTTTTAAGTACTCATCCCGCTACTTCGGAACGGATTAAAATCTTGCAAGAGCAAATTAATCCTCAAACTGCCAATGTAGGAGATGGTTTAGATAGTCGAGCTTATAAAAGTCGCATCAGTTCTTTATAA
- the nrdR gene encoding transcriptional regulator NrdR has product MHCPNCQHTESRVLESRSTESGQSIRRRRECLNCKQRFTTYERIELIPITVIKRDGSREPFDRGKLLRGVLRACEKTQVSYQKAEVIIDNIEAKLHQNPGKEFCSSEIGELVLHNLRYENEVAYIRFASVYRKFQGIKDFVETLNHLQNENAQDSHFQTWNNSQSPGSSTATANCISQ; this is encoded by the coding sequence ATGCACTGCCCCAATTGCCAACATACAGAGAGTAGAGTACTAGAATCTCGTTCTACGGAAAGTGGGCAAAGTATTCGTCGCCGCCGAGAATGTTTAAATTGTAAACAGCGTTTTACAACTTACGAGAGAATCGAACTAATTCCCATTACCGTGATTAAAAGAGATGGTAGTAGAGAACCTTTTGATCGAGGGAAGTTGCTACGTGGAGTCTTAAGAGCTTGTGAAAAAACTCAAGTTTCTTATCAAAAAGCGGAAGTAATCATTGATAATATCGAAGCTAAACTCCATCAAAATCCAGGCAAAGAATTTTGCAGTAGCGAAATTGGGGAATTAGTTTTGCATAATTTACGCTACGAAAACGAAGTAGCCTATATCCGTTTTGCCTCTGTTTATCGAAAATTTCAGGGAATCAAAGATTTCGTCGAAACTTTAAATCATTTGCAAAATGAAAATGCTCAAGATTCTCATTTTCAAACCTGGAATAATTCTCAAAGTCCAGGTTCGTCTACAGCAACTGCTAACTGTATTTCTCAATAG
- a CDS encoding 30S ribosomal protein S1, with amino-acid sequence MVNQQANSTKDIGFTHEDFAALLDKYDYHFSPGDIVAGTVFSMEPRGALIDIGAKTAAYIPIQEMSINRVDNPTEVLQADETREFFILTDENEDGQLTLSIRRIEYMRAWERVRQLQQEDATVRSNVFATNRGGALVRIEGLRGFIPGSHISAREAKEDLVGEDLPLKFLEVDEERNRLVLSHRRALVERKMNGLEVGQVVRGSVRGIKPYGAFIDIGGVSGLLHISEISHDHIDTPHSVFGVNDELKVMIIDLDAERGRISLSTKQLEPEPGDMLKNRDIVFEKAEEMAEKYRQKLLAEAEGITLEEIDEEAVTAEEAVEAEETVAAEEAVEEPAEELTDETDEPIAEDPSEEMVGAASEE; translated from the coding sequence ATGGTCAATCAGCAAGCAAATAGTACTAAAGATATTGGTTTTACTCACGAAGATTTCGCTGCACTCCTAGACAAATACGATTATCACTTCAGTCCAGGGGATATAGTTGCAGGAACAGTTTTCAGTATGGAACCAAGAGGAGCTTTGATTGACATTGGTGCCAAAACTGCTGCTTATATCCCAATTCAGGAGATGTCGATTAATCGAGTCGATAACCCCACTGAAGTCCTTCAGGCGGATGAAACTAGAGAATTTTTCATTTTAACTGATGAAAACGAAGATGGGCAGTTAACCCTGTCAATTAGACGCATTGAGTACATGCGCGCTTGGGAGAGAGTTAGACAGCTACAGCAAGAGGATGCTACTGTTCGTTCCAACGTTTTTGCTACTAACCGTGGTGGTGCTTTAGTCAGAATTGAAGGATTAAGAGGATTTATTCCTGGTTCGCATATCAGCGCTAGAGAAGCAAAAGAAGATTTAGTCGGGGAAGATTTACCGCTCAAATTCCTAGAAGTTGACGAAGAGCGGAATCGACTAGTTTTAAGTCATCGTCGTGCCTTAGTAGAGCGCAAGATGAACGGTTTAGAAGTCGGTCAAGTAGTCAGAGGTTCTGTACGCGGTATCAAGCCTTACGGTGCGTTTATTGACATTGGTGGAGTTAGTGGACTCCTCCATATTTCTGAAATATCTCACGATCATATCGATACACCTCATAGTGTATTTGGCGTAAATGACGAATTGAAAGTAATGATTATCGACCTAGATGCAGAAAGAGGTCGGATTTCACTTTCTACGAAGCAGCTAGAGCCAGAACCAGGTGATATGCTCAAAAACAGAGATATAGTATTTGAGAAAGCTGAAGAGATGGCGGAAAAATATCGTCAAAAACTGTTAGCCGAAGCTGAAGGTATTACTTTAGAAGAAATAGACGAAGAAGCAGTAACCGCAGAGGAAGCAGTAGAGGCTGAAGAAACTGTAGCAGCAGAGGAAGCAGTAGAAGAACCTGCCGAAGAACTTACTGATGAAACAGACGAACCCATAGCTGAAGATCCATCAGAAGAAATGGTAGGAGCAGCATCGGAAGAATAG
- the metK gene encoding methionine adenosyltransferase encodes MSSNYLFTSESVTEGHPDKICDQISDAILDAILAQDPSSRVAAEVVVNTGLVLVTGEITTKAQINYVDLVRSKIAEIGYTHAENGFCANSCSVLVALDEQSPDISQGVTSAQEQREELSDSELDQIGAGDQGLMFGYACNETPELMPMPISLAHRISRRLAEVRKQGDLTYLRPDGKTQVSVQYEDGKPVGIDTILVSTQHTETIGNLSDNTAIQKKIKDDLWSAVVQPVFTNLDLKPNDHTRFLVNPTGKFVVGGPQGDSGLTGRKIIVDTYGGYSRHGGGAFSGKDPTKVDRSASYACRYVASNIVAAGLADKCEVQVSYAIGVARPVSIFIETFGTAKIAEDSLLELVKQHFELRPAGIIQTLNLRNLPQERGGRFYQDVAAYGHFGRTDLDLSWEKTDKVALLKDFALSKSAG; translated from the coding sequence TTGTCTAGTAATTATTTATTCACTTCCGAATCAGTTACAGAAGGACATCCAGATAAAATCTGTGACCAAATCTCTGACGCTATTCTAGATGCTATCTTAGCTCAGGATCCGTCCAGTCGCGTGGCAGCCGAAGTGGTTGTGAACACTGGTTTAGTTTTGGTTACAGGAGAGATTACAACCAAAGCTCAAATCAATTATGTAGATTTAGTTAGAAGCAAGATTGCTGAAATTGGCTACACTCACGCCGAAAATGGCTTTTGTGCTAATAGCTGCTCCGTATTGGTTGCGCTTGATGAGCAGTCTCCCGATATTTCGCAAGGTGTCACTTCTGCCCAAGAACAAAGAGAAGAACTTAGTGACAGTGAGCTTGACCAAATTGGTGCTGGCGACCAAGGGTTAATGTTTGGTTATGCCTGTAACGAAACTCCAGAGTTGATGCCGATGCCTATTAGTCTGGCACATCGTATTTCTCGTCGCTTGGCCGAAGTACGTAAGCAAGGAGATTTAACCTATTTACGTCCTGACGGTAAGACTCAGGTTTCAGTTCAGTATGAAGATGGCAAGCCAGTAGGAATTGATACTATTTTAGTCTCAACGCAACATACAGAGACTATTGGTAATTTGTCTGATAATACTGCTATTCAAAAAAAGATTAAAGACGATCTTTGGTCGGCGGTAGTTCAACCTGTGTTTACCAATCTTGATTTAAAGCCCAACGACCATACTCGTTTTCTAGTCAATCCTACAGGTAAATTTGTTGTCGGTGGCCCTCAAGGGGATTCTGGATTAACTGGACGTAAAATTATTGTTGATACCTACGGTGGCTATTCTCGCCATGGTGGCGGTGCTTTTTCGGGCAAAGACCCCACAAAAGTCGATCGCAGTGCTTCTTATGCTTGTCGTTATGTTGCTAGCAATATTGTGGCAGCAGGTTTAGCCGATAAATGCGAAGTACAGGTAAGTTATGCGATCGGTGTTGCTCGTCCTGTTAGTATCTTTATTGAGACTTTTGGTACAGCTAAGATTGCTGAGGACAGTTTATTAGAGTTAGTTAAACAGCATTTTGAGTTGCGCCCTGCTGGTATTATCCAAACTCTTAATTTACGCAATTTACCCCAAGAAAGAGGTGGGCGTTTTTATCAAGACGTAGCTGCCTATGGCCATTTTGGTCGCACAGATTTAGATTTATCTTGGGAAAAAACAGATAAAGTAGCGCTTTTGAAAGATTTTGCGCTATCTAAAAGTGCAGGTTAA